In Opisthocomus hoazin isolate bOpiHoa1 chromosome 14, bOpiHoa1.hap1, whole genome shotgun sequence, the following proteins share a genomic window:
- the C1GALT1C1 gene encoding C1GALT1-specific chaperone 1 has protein sequence MMSESSSFVKGLVLGGAFCMVVTLLGHIKVGLGTKGHHHEHHHLQAPNKEDVLNLSEAERMELSRSIRVYCIILVKPKDLGHWAAVKETWSKHCDKAEFYSSENIKAFHSVALNTNDMWSMMRKAYKITYERYKDEFNWFFLAYPTTFAIVENLKYFLLKKDPAQPFYIGHTVKSGDLEYVDGEGGIVLSIESLRRLSRVLEDPDKCPEQGGMIWKLAEDKQLAICLKYTGVFAENAEDSEGKDVFNTKSVGALIKEAMSTHPQQVVDGCCSDMAITFSGLAPNHMHVMMYGVYRLRPYGHTYDDALVFLPPPGSDND, from the coding sequence ATGATGTCCGAAAGCAGCTCCTTCGTGAAGGGCCTGGTGCTGGGGGGAGCCTTCTGCATGGTGGTCACGCTCCTGGGACACATCAAGGTGGGGCTGGGCACTAAGGGACATCACCACGAGCACCACCACCTCCAGGCGCCCAACAAAGAAGACGTCTTAAACCTCTCGGAAGCCGAACGCATGGAGCTTAGTAGAAGTATCCGCGTTTATTGTATCATCCTTGTGAAACCGAAAGATCTGGGGCACTGGGCTGCCGTGAAAGAGACGTGGAGCAAGCACTGCGACAAGGCGGAATTCTACAGCTCCGAGAACATCAAAGCCTTTCATTCTGTAGCCCTCAACACAAATGATATGTGGTCAATGATGAGAAAAGCTTACAAGATAACGTATGAACGCTATAAAGATGAATTCAACTGGTTCTTCCTTGCATATCCAACAACGTTTGCTATTGTTGAAAATCTCAAgtatttcttactgaaaaaagACCCCGCACAGCCTTTTTATATAGGCCACACTGTGAAATCTGGTGACCTTGAGTATGTAGATGGCGAGGGAGGAATCGTCTTAAGCATTGAATCGCTAAGACGACTCTCCCGTGTTCTTGAAGACCCTGACAAGTGTCCGGAGCAGGGAGGTATGATTTGGAAACTCGCTGAGGATAAACAGCTAGCAATCTGCCTGAAGTACACCGGCGTGTTTGCTGAAAACGCGGAGGATTCGGAAGGAAAAGACGTCTTTAACACTAAATCGGTCGGTGCTCTCATTAAGGAAGCGATGTCTACTCACCCTCAGCAGGTGGTGGACGGCTGCTGCTCCGACATGGCCATCACGTTCAGCGGACTGGCCCCAAACCACATGCACGTGATGATGTACGGCGTCTACCGGCTGAGACCCTACGGCCACACGTACGACGACGCCCTGGTCTTCCTTCCGCCTCCAGGCTCGGACAACGACTGA
- the MCTS1 gene encoding malignant T-cell-amplified sequence 1 isoform X1, producing the protein MFKKFDEKENVSNCIQLKTSVIKGIKNQLIDQFPVIEPWLNQIMPKKDPVKIVRCHEHIEILTVNGELLFFRQREGIFYPTLRLLHKYPFILPHQQVDKGAIKFVLSGANIMCPGLTSPGAKLYPAAVDTVVVSFFNYELLLAICLSSSVPWNLKWPHIQLQFSYRKVRRSTKGLVSKISTI; encoded by the exons ATGTTCAAGAA ATTTGATGAAAAGGAGAATGTATCAAACTGCATCCAGCTGAAGACTTCTGTTATTAAAGGTATTAAGAATCAGCTGATAGACCAGTTTCCTGTTATTGAACCATGGCTAAACCAAATAATGCCAAAGAAAGACCCAGTCAAAATAGTGAGATG TCATGAACATATAGAAATCCTCACTGTGAATGGGGAGTTGCTGTTCTTCAGGCAAAGAGAAGGGATTTTTTACCCGACACTAAGGTTGCTTCACAAAT ACCCATTTATTCTACCACATCAGCAGGTTGATAAAGGCGCCATTAAATTTGTACTAAGTGGAGCTAATATAATGTGCCCCGGCCTGACGTCTCCTGGAGCAAAACTTTACCCTGCTGCCGTTGATACTGTTGTTGTATCCTTCTTTAACTATGAATTACTGCTTGCT atttgtCTCAGTTCTTCTGTACCTTGGAATCTAAAATGGCCCCACATACAGTTGCAGTTTTCTTACAGAAAGG TGAGAAGGTCAACAAAGGGATTGGTATCGAAAATATCCACTATTTAA
- the MCTS1 gene encoding malignant T-cell-amplified sequence 1 isoform X2 — protein sequence MFKKFDEKENVSNCIQLKTSVIKGIKNQLIDQFPVIEPWLNQIMPKKDPVKIVRCHEHIEILTVNGELLFFRQREGIFYPTLRLLHKYPFILPHQQVDKGAIKFVLSGANIMCPGLTSPGAKLYPAAVDTVVAIMAEGKQHALCVGVMKMSAEDIEKVNKGIGIENIHYLNDGLWHMKTYK from the exons ATGTTCAAGAA ATTTGATGAAAAGGAGAATGTATCAAACTGCATCCAGCTGAAGACTTCTGTTATTAAAGGTATTAAGAATCAGCTGATAGACCAGTTTCCTGTTATTGAACCATGGCTAAACCAAATAATGCCAAAGAAAGACCCAGTCAAAATAGTGAGATG TCATGAACATATAGAAATCCTCACTGTGAATGGGGAGTTGCTGTTCTTCAGGCAAAGAGAAGGGATTTTTTACCCGACACTAAGGTTGCTTCACAAAT ACCCATTTATTCTACCACATCAGCAGGTTGATAAAGGCGCCATTAAATTTGTACTAAGTGGAGCTAATATAATGTGCCCCGGCCTGACGTCTCCTGGAGCAAAACTTTACCCTGCTGCCGTTGATACTGTTGTT GCAATAATGGCAGAGGGAAAACAACATGCATTATGTGTGGGAGTAATGAAGATGTCAGCTGAGGACAT TGAGAAGGTCAACAAAGGGATTGGTATCGAAAATATCCACTATTTAAATGATGGCCTTTGGCATATGAAGACATACAAGTGA